The Stratiformator vulcanicus genome has a segment encoding these proteins:
- a CDS encoding tetratricopeptide repeat protein produces the protein MLQLRCVSVSLLSILCLCVLSLESVAADWEAVKLKRDSVSYGRISGSGIAVDGRFTDTGRTYDVLEERDRYVRITDGTNSGWVFKISVTAVEKPNAPQRSGTRIDRNHPLVGKRVTVIKWDAEFKVGRDVVGTSTLGDDYTVAGVSGNWLWLEIRGGCYINRRDVVPYDEAIAHFTAKIWRDASATNYNDRGATWTERGEFDIAIGDYNEAIRKDPNSAASFNNRGVAYFNKGDYDRAIADYDEAIRLDPKEAVSFGSRGDAYNRKGDYDRAIADSSEAIRLDPKYASAFAGRGNAYADKGDYDRAIADYSEAIRLDPKEALAFNNRGTAYFNKGDYDRAIADYGEAIRLDPKFALAFNNRGVAYNRKGDYDRAIADSSEAIRLDPKYALAFNNRGFAYFNXGDYDRAIADYGEAIRLDPKYDLAFRNRGNAHANKGNYDRAIADYGEAIRLDPKKAGXFDNRGLAYANKGDYDRAIADYSEAIRLDPKYASAFAGRGNAYADKGDYDRAIADYSEAIRLDPKYDLAFRNRGNAHANKGNYDRAIADYGEAIRLDSKYSYALNQLAWLLATCPDAAYRDGERAVELGTKACELSGWETGNWIDTLAAAYAEAGDWEKAVEMQRKAIKIVPADQKEDFRSRLELYQSEKPYREE, from the coding sequence ATGTTGCAACTGCGTTGTGTCAGTGTTTCGCTGCTTTCAATTTTGTGTCTCTGCGTGCTCTCGTTGGAGTCGGTTGCCGCCGACTGGGAGGCGGTGAAACTGAAGCGGGATTCGGTCTCGTACGGGCGGATCAGCGGAAGCGGGATCGCCGTCGATGGGCGGTTCACCGACACCGGCCGCACCTACGACGTGCTGGAGGAGCGGGACCGCTACGTCAGGATCACCGACGGCACGAACTCAGGCTGGGTCTTCAAGATCAGCGTGACGGCGGTCGAGAAGCCGAACGCGCCGCAGCGGTCGGGGACGCGGATCGACCGCAATCACCCGCTCGTAGGCAAGCGGGTGACCGTTATCAAGTGGGACGCCGAGTTCAAAGTCGGTCGCGACGTGGTGGGGACCAGTACGTTGGGGGACGACTACACCGTGGCCGGCGTCTCCGGGAACTGGCTGTGGCTGGAAATCCGCGGCGGCTGCTACATTAACCGCCGCGACGTGGTGCCGTATGACGAGGCGATCGCTCACTTCACCGCGAAGATCTGGCGGGATGCCTCGGCAACGAATTACAACGACCGCGGGGCCACGTGGACTGAACGTGGCGAGTTCGACATCGCGATCGGCGACTACAACGAGGCGATCCGCAAGGACCCCAACTCTGCAGCGTCCTTCAACAACCGCGGTGTCGCGTACTTCAACAAAGGCGATTACGACCGGGCGATCGCGGACTACGACGAGGCCATCCGGCTCGATCCGAAGGAAGCCGTGTCCTTCGGCAGCCGCGGCGACGCGTACAACCGCAAAGGCGATTACGACCGAGCGATTGCGGACTCCAGCGAGGCCATTCGGCTCGATCCGAAATACGCATCCGCCTTCGCTGGCCGCGGCAACGCGTACGCGGACAAAGGCGATTACGACCGGGCGATTGCCGACTACAGCGAGGCGATTCGGCTCGATCCGAAGGAAGCCTTGGCCTTCAACAACCGCGGCACCGCGTACTTCAACAAAGGCGATTACGACCGGGCGATCGCCGACTACGGCGAGGCCATCCGGCTCGATCCGAAATTCGCCTTGGCCTTCAACAACCGCGGCGTCGCGTACAATCGCAAAGGCGATTACGACCGGGCGATTGCGGACTCCAGCGAGGCGATTCGGCTTGATCCGAAATACGCCTTAGCCTTCAACAACCGCGGCTTCGCGTACTTCAACAANGGCGATTACGACCGGGCAATCGCCGACTACGGCGAGGCGATTCGGCTTGATCCGAAATACGACTTGGCCTTTCGCAACCGCGGCAACGCGCACGCCAACAAAGGCAATTACGACCGGGCGATTGCGGACTACGGCGAGGCGATTCGGCTTGATCCAAAGAAAGCCGGGANTTTCGACAACCGCGGCCTTGCGTACGCCAACAAAGGCGACTACGACCGCGCGATCGCGGACTACAGCGAGGCGATTCGGCTCGATCCGAAATACGCATCCGCCTTCGCTGGCCGCGGCAACGCGTACGCGGACAAAGGCGATTACGACCGGGCGATTGCCGACTACAGCGAGGCGATTCGGCTTGATCCGAAATACGACTTGGCCTTTCGCAACCGCGGCAACGCGCACGCCAACAAAGGCAATTACGACCGGGCGATTGCGGACTACGGCGAGGCGATTCGACTCGATTCGAAATACAGTTACGCCCTGAACCAATTAGCCTGGCTGCTGGCGACCTGCCCGGACGCGGCTTACCGCGACGGCGAACGCGCCGTCGAGTTGGGAACCAAGGCTTGCGAGCTGAGCGGGTGGGAGACTGGCAATTGGATCGACACGCTCGCCGCGGCCTATGCCGAGGCGGGTGACTGGGA